gggaaggaaggaaaaatataaaagttcTGAGGCTGCACTGGGAACTAAAATTCAAAGGTCTTTACGCTAAACAAGGGCTCCCATGTAAACAAACTGGGTAAGTGTGGGGGTGCATACTTGAGCCTCagttcctcttttctccctccttgggCCTTGAGCCAGCCGAGGCCTCCTTGACACTACTACCTCTGTGACCATTTCCAGTTGGCCCTAAAAAGCCCTATTGTCTAAGTCCCTAGTCCTGATCCAACTGAATATGCCTCTGGGATGAAGCTTCTGTCTCCTGAGGAGGGGGCATTGTTCTGCAGTGGTTTCCCAGGGGGTCAGCAACCTGCCACAGGAATGGAGAATGGGAAAGAATCCAGGGTTTAGGCACAAATGGGTCAAGGTCCTTCTTTTCTAGAACCTTATGgggatagaaatgacaagatggaATAAAATCTAAGTGGAACCTTGACAGGCACATGTTAGTCTGAATGTCAGCCACCAGAGCTTGCCTGCTACTATCCCCTTCTCCTAGAGGCTCTACACAGCCTCACCCTCTTCCTCTTGGGCATAGAGTACCTCCCAGGGCACTGCCCCATAGCCACAGAAGAATCGAGCCAGGTTTCGAGCAAGGCCACGGTCAAAGGGGCTGTCGGATCGGTGGCGGAGGTAGGCGATTCGATGTGGGGAGATAAACTCCCATGTGGTCATATCACTGGCCACCAGGTAGAGATGAGAGGCCAGAAGCAGTGTCACCACAGTTGAAAAGATGCCCAGCAGCAAAAAGGTAGCAAAAAGGAGACCGTTGTGCTGCAACCAGCTCTGCCAGGGCTCTTGGAAATGGAGGCCAGACCTGCAGGGGGCAGGGTGGAAGGAGGAGCATTGGGGAAGAACTCTCAGTTGAACTAAAGAGATCCTTCAGAGAGGAAACAGACACACCTATTTTCATATGGACTATCTCTGGGGTCTAGAAAGCTATGGGTACACATTTCCTGATAGTTCCACATGGTAGGGCTATCCTAGACCCTACCCCTCCTGAAGTGTCTGGGCAAGGAGGCAGGGCGAATCTCCACATTAGGGACAAGGGTACGTACCAGGCCAGGTGCAAGCCCCACAGGAGCACCACCAGCTGAACTGCCAAGTAGGCCAAGAAGAGGGGGTGGTTGCGCTCCCCCACACAGTTTTCAATCCAAGGGCAATGGTGGTCAAAACGACGGACACAGCGTTTGCAGGAGCGGCAGTGTTTGGAACGGAGGGGCTGCTGTGGGGTTGGGAAGGGGATTATGACAGCCCGTTAGTACAGGGGCAGGGATGAACGCTCGTCCACTTTTGAAGCTAGGGACACCAGGGCTGTTAAGGGGAATGGAAGAGCTCCCAatgggaaagaggagaaatagTATGGGCAAAAAATGCCAAACAGGCCGTCAGTGCTGGTCGTGAGGGCAGCTTGTTAGATCTGAGTGGCTGCTCAGACTACAAAGACTAGGACAGGTGTCAGGCTGGGAACACTTCTGGGAGGAGGTGACACTAGCAGAGTCTGGAAAGCTTCTGTGGGAAGATCCCGATCCAGACAGGGCAAGCTGGAGGGGGCAGGAGGGGACTCGAGTGGCCCCTCGGCTTCGCCCTCCGATTCCACAAGCTCCTGGCTCTGAGGGAGGTCAAACAGCCCCTCCGGCTAAAGAGGCCCTTCTGCCTCCGATGTCCCTTCTGGCCTCAGTCCCCTGGTGTCTCCTTCACCAACCTGTAGCAAACAGTAGCCACAGCGCCGGAGCCGGAGCGTCCTTGGGGGGATCATCGCTGTCTGCTCCTCCTTAGGTTCTTTCTGGGGGGGAAGCCAGAGAGGAACAGAAGCTGTCGCCTAGTGGGGGGCTCCAGACCCCCAAGGTTTGGGAACTGTCCACACATAAGCCAAACACAGGGAGTGGGAATCCGGCCCTGCTTTCACCtctgcaccccccccccccagcctctcCTGCCCCACATGTCCAGGGGCAGCAGGCTTACCTGGAGCTGGCTCAGGGCGGGCTCCAGATCGGGCCCCACGTAGCCAGGATCCATGAGAGAAACGGCCAGGTAGAGCAGCAGCGAGCAGAGCACCAGCAGGATGAAGAGCAAGGGCTGCAGCAGTTCCCCGCGGGCTTCCTGCTGCTTCAGCTCTGAGGCAGGGAAGACAAGGACCCACAAAGACCGGGATGGGTGGGGGGAGACGGGCCGCGGCAGCTGGCTGGAGAGGCCGAGGATGCTCGGGAGGGTGGCGGAAGGGAATGACAGCGAGGAGAGAGAAGACCCGGGCAGCCAGGGACCCCAGGAGAGCGGGCGCCGGGCTAGCAGCGGCTGAGGCCGGGACCTGCGCGTgctggggggcggggaggggctGGCACCCACCAGATGGGGGTTCTCAGGGATGGGGTGAGGAAGGGATGCCCAGATTGGGGGCGGTTCCCACGGGAGTCCGGCAGCTATCGGTGGGGCCCCACGCTCACCTGTCTCGTGCAGGAAAAGCACCAGCGTGATCCCCCAGGTCAGCACCGTGTGCCCGGTTCGTACCAGGACCCCGGGGCTGAGGAGCGCCCGCGGCCCCATCGCCTCGGCCCCCGGGCCCCGCCCCCCACCCGACCCAACCGTAAACCCGGAAGAGGCGGTCGAACGCGCCTCGGTGCTTG
The DNA window shown above is from Sminthopsis crassicaudata isolate SCR6 chromosome 2, ASM4859323v1, whole genome shotgun sequence and carries:
- the ZDHHC12 gene encoding palmitoyltransferase ZDHHC12; its protein translation is MGPRALLSPGVLVRTGHTVLTWGITLVLFLHETELKQQEARGELLQPLLFILLVLCSLLLYLAVSLMDPGYVGPDLEPALSQLQKEPKEEQTAMIPPRTLRLRRCGYCLLQQPLRSKHCRSCKRCVRRFDHHCPWIENCVGERNHPLFLAYLAVQLVVLLWGLHLAWSGLHFQEPWQSWLQHNGLLFATFLLLGIFSTVVTLLLASHLYLVASDMTTWEFISPHRIAYLRHRSDSPFDRGLARNLARFFCGYGAVPWEVLYAQEEEGEAV